One window of the Bradyrhizobium sp. NP1 genome contains the following:
- a CDS encoding DUF308 domain-containing protein codes for MMGNIQAIEVQIPHDVVQYWGWFLVFGIGLLALGIAAVVRSVLATVATMLFFGWLLVLASGIEMAQAVLVGHWAGFFHHLLAAILFGVVGLMLVTRPVISAEALTIFMALFFLIGGLFQLIASIAVAQPGWGWQAADGIITFILGILVLAQWPVSGLWVIGLFVGIDLIFYGCAWIALALSLRTM; via the coding sequence ATGATGGGCAATATCCAGGCCATCGAAGTCCAAATCCCCCACGACGTTGTGCAATATTGGGGATGGTTCCTGGTATTTGGAATTGGATTGTTGGCGCTGGGTATTGCCGCCGTTGTCAGGTCGGTGCTGGCCACCGTCGCCACGATGTTGTTCTTCGGATGGCTCTTGGTGTTGGCCTCAGGCATCGAGATGGCGCAGGCGGTCTTGGTGGGGCATTGGGCAGGCTTTTTTCATCATTTGCTTGCCGCGATCCTTTTCGGGGTCGTTGGCCTGATGCTCGTCACGAGGCCGGTCATCAGTGCTGAGGCGCTGACCATCTTCATGGCGTTGTTCTTCCTGATCGGCGGCTTGTTTCAATTGATCGCTTCGATTGCAGTTGCCCAGCCAGGCTGGGGCTGGCAGGCGGCGGACGGAATCATTACGTTCATATTGGGGATACTTGTTCTTGCGCAGTGGCCGGTCTCAGGTCTGTGGGTGATCGGTCTGTTCGTCGGGATTGATCTAATTTTCTACGGCTGCGCGTGGATCGCGCTTGCCCTTAGCTTGCGCACGATGTGA
- a CDS encoding SH3 domain-containing protein has protein sequence MKLRELFIAAAVLLMPTAALAAPGIVTTTVSLRAGPGEGFPTVDRIPGGARVTIHGCLRGTAWCDVNWSDDRGWVSSQYLEYLYRNRYVYLPDYVDEIDVPVVPFVLTSYWSSYYAGRPWYHRRAYWSGYWQSHERFATRLTIDRSAARIGRAAAARDAALPEAKAGVGVEERSRAGATERTRAGATERVTREKDIATRSAREGHERAAVQARMTREHARMTRENARAAVHQQPMARARTQTPPIMARGHDEPRAAAPRIERATPHMTQPNAARGGGGSPMNARAQMPAAAAPHAAAPAIPQGGGAPHINAAPRGGGGPGGGGGHGQDKRQ, from the coding sequence ATGAAACTGAGAGAATTGTTTATCGCAGCAGCCGTGCTGCTGATGCCGACCGCCGCACTGGCGGCGCCGGGCATCGTCACCACCACGGTCAGCCTGAGGGCAGGGCCCGGTGAAGGCTTTCCGACGGTCGACCGCATTCCCGGTGGCGCGCGTGTCACCATCCATGGTTGTCTCAGAGGCACCGCCTGGTGCGATGTGAACTGGTCGGATGATCGTGGCTGGGTGTCGTCGCAATATCTCGAATATCTCTACCGCAACCGCTACGTCTATCTGCCCGACTATGTCGACGAGATCGACGTTCCCGTCGTGCCGTTCGTGCTGACCTCGTACTGGTCGAGCTACTATGCGGGACGTCCCTGGTATCACCGTCGCGCCTACTGGAGCGGCTATTGGCAATCGCATGAGCGATTCGCGACGCGGTTGACTATCGACCGCTCGGCGGCCCGGATCGGCCGCGCGGCGGCAGCGCGCGACGCTGCACTCCCCGAGGCAAAGGCAGGTGTCGGTGTCGAGGAGAGGTCGCGCGCCGGTGCGACGGAGCGGACCCGCGCCGGTGCGACGGAACGCGTGACGCGCGAGAAAGACATCGCCACGCGTAGCGCGCGCGAAGGGCACGAACGCGCGGCAGTGCAGGCCCGCATGACGCGCGAGCACGCGCGGATGACGCGTGAGAACGCAAGAGCGGCCGTGCACCAGCAGCCGATGGCCCGCGCCCGCACGCAGACGCCGCCGATCATGGCCCGCGGCCATGACGAACCGCGTGCGGCTGCGCCGCGGATCGAGCGCGCCACGCCCCACATGACGCAGCCCAATGCGGCGCGCGGCGGCGGTGGCTCGCCGATGAACGCACGCGCGCAGATGCCGGCCGCGGCTGCCCCGCACGCAGCCGCGCCCGCGATCCCGCAGGGCGGCGGCGCGCCGCACATCAACGCCGCACCACGCGGTGGCGGCGGACCGGGCGGTGGCGGAGGCCACGGTCAGGACAAGCGCCAATGA
- a CDS encoding metallophosphoesterase, translating to MQSSRPNEPSRRRVLALATLPVLYVPLIPDAQAQTTTAQAPSTEGAGFSFAAVGDTRPMMYLPLKEGQPDLNKFFVEMFGLVMPEKVAEAVVAKDVKMIFDPATKELTKVIMPFASKTEVMTLTVDKGWVTEASVEDVKLLPGVQRTMFRLQGGEWVTREIVKDVQSGRAKFVVNSGDAVWWGNQGLTVSDSPYWKRVNDTMLKKLPAPDDEMRAAGLDGRFFMSVGNHEVWADPKIEGVLSAVPYLKKFGVTPENLIYKFDFKGTRFIYLWSGKYDYRSPSLWDADRPKYAEQMTQLQKWLDEAKANGIRKAFIVFHYPVFARSGLGPIPAPDNPHKVIASYAKDMEVVVLNGHVHTTEIYEVDGVKYLMLGGGGAEQDPILPGRTSIKVPADYPPDLYWKGQAPKEEYNYVLVDVQPGQKTKFTLNRFRPWSAEPFGAEELFK from the coding sequence ATGCAATCCTCCCGGCCTAACGAGCCCAGTCGGCGCCGTGTACTCGCACTCGCAACGCTGCCGGTGCTCTACGTGCCGCTCATTCCCGATGCGCAGGCGCAAACGACGACCGCGCAAGCACCGTCTACCGAAGGGGCCGGATTTTCGTTCGCGGCGGTCGGCGACACCCGCCCGATGATGTACCTCCCGCTGAAGGAAGGGCAGCCGGACCTCAACAAGTTCTTCGTTGAGATGTTCGGGCTGGTCATGCCGGAGAAGGTCGCTGAAGCCGTTGTGGCGAAGGATGTGAAGATGATCTTCGATCCGGCCACAAAGGAGCTGACCAAGGTAATCATGCCATTCGCGTCCAAGACCGAAGTCATGACGCTGACGGTCGATAAAGGGTGGGTGACAGAGGCCTCCGTTGAGGACGTAAAGCTGCTTCCCGGCGTGCAGCGGACGATGTTCCGGCTCCAGGGCGGCGAATGGGTGACGCGTGAAATCGTGAAAGACGTCCAGTCCGGTCGCGCCAAATTCGTGGTCAATAGCGGTGATGCCGTATGGTGGGGCAATCAGGGTTTGACCGTCAGTGACAGCCCATACTGGAAGCGCGTGAACGATACGATGTTGAAGAAGCTACCTGCGCCGGACGACGAAATGCGTGCAGCCGGTCTGGATGGGCGCTTTTTCATGAGTGTGGGCAATCACGAGGTATGGGCGGACCCCAAGATTGAGGGCGTTCTCTCGGCCGTGCCGTATTTGAAGAAATTCGGCGTAACGCCCGAAAACCTCATTTACAAATTCGACTTCAAAGGCACCCGCTTCATCTATCTTTGGAGCGGCAAGTACGACTACCGTTCGCCTTCGCTTTGGGACGCTGATCGGCCAAAGTATGCCGAACAGATGACGCAGCTTCAGAAGTGGCTGGACGAAGCCAAGGCCAATGGCATTCGTAAGGCCTTTATTGTCTTCCACTATCCTGTGTTTGCGCGGTCTGGCTTAGGTCCAATCCCGGCCCCCGACAATCCGCACAAGGTGATCGCGTCGTATGCCAAGGACATGGAGGTGGTCGTGTTGAACGGGCACGTCCACACCACCGAAATCTACGAGGTAGATGGCGTAAAGTATCTGATGCTGGGCGGTGGCGGCGCGGAACAGGACCCAATTCTTCCCGGTCGCACGAGCATCAAGGTACCCGCTGACTATCCGCCGGACCTCTACTGGAAGGGACAGGCTCCGAAAGAGGAGTACAATTACGTGCTTGTCGATGTCCAACCCGGCCAGAAAACGAAATTCACCCTCAATCGGTTCAGGCCGTGGTCGGCAGAACCCTTTGGGGCTGAGGAACTCTTCAAGTGA
- a CDS encoding VOC family protein encodes MTITLNHTIVPARDKRAAAQFFARIFGLHADPKDGHFAPVRINDTLTLLFDDDEEFESHHYAFHVSDAAFDAIFGRIREAKLAYGSAPWSLDDGKLNDWNGGRGVYFRDPDGHVLELMTVPQ; translated from the coding sequence ATGACCATCACCCTCAACCACACCATCGTCCCTGCCCGCGACAAGAGGGCAGCGGCGCAATTTTTCGCGCGCATTTTTGGCCTCCATGCCGATCCGAAAGACGGCCATTTCGCGCCGGTACGTATCAACGACACGCTTACGCTTCTTTTCGACGATGACGAGGAGTTCGAGAGCCACCACTACGCCTTCCACGTCAGCGATGCCGCGTTCGATGCCATCTTCGGCCGCATTCGCGAGGCGAAGCTCGCCTATGGCAGCGCACCGTGGAGCCTCGACGACGGTAAGCTCAACGACTGGAACGGCGGCCGTGGCGTCTATTTTCGGGACCCTGATGGCCATGTGCTCGAACTCATGACCGTACCGCAGTGA
- a CDS encoding adenylate/guanylate cyclase domain-containing protein, whose amino-acid sequence MDVPEPERRLAAVLSADMVGFSRLMEVDETGTLARLKTHRIELIDPAIAKNRGRIIKTTGDGLLVEFHSVADAVLCAAEVQRRMARRNADVPPARWIQFRIGINLGDVIVDENDIFGDGVNVAARLQMLAEPGGICVSGAVREQVGQRLDDVEFDDLGEQSVKNIARPIRTFRVRLESSLQGAPEGAKDTSVATASSKKPSIAVLPLANMSGDPEQEFFADGLTEDIITELSRFHDLLVISRNSAFVYKGKAVKVQDVAREFGVDYVLEGSVRKAGDRVRVTVQLIDAETDRHVWAERYDREIKDVFAIQDEMTRAIAATLPGRVEAATQDRAKRKPTDNMVAYECVLAAKVLHHRSTRADNAEAQHLLDRALALDPNYAHAHAWKACVLGQTWVYDWCADRDAALQQVAAELEITLGLDDNDSDVHRILAALNLNRDDHDKAAYHQERALALNPNYDLVVVQQGELLTWLGRPEEGIDWIKKAMRLNPYHPERFWSHLGRACYCAEKYAEAAEAFSRITRPDHTHHAFLAATFAQMGNAVAAAAHATEVTKREPKFSVAAYLATQHYKHEADRRRLEAGLLKAGLPS is encoded by the coding sequence GGCGACGGCCTGCTGGTGGAATTCCACAGCGTTGCCGATGCCGTGCTGTGCGCGGCCGAGGTTCAGCGCCGGATGGCGCGCCGCAACGCCGACGTTCCGCCGGCGCGCTGGATACAGTTTCGCATCGGCATCAATCTGGGCGACGTCATCGTTGATGAAAACGACATCTTTGGCGATGGCGTCAACGTCGCGGCGCGCCTGCAAATGCTGGCCGAGCCCGGCGGCATCTGTGTTTCGGGCGCCGTGCGCGAGCAGGTCGGCCAGCGACTGGACGACGTCGAATTCGACGATCTCGGCGAGCAGAGCGTCAAGAATATCGCACGGCCTATCCGCACCTTTCGGGTGCGGCTTGAATCCAGTCTCCAAGGTGCGCCGGAGGGCGCGAAGGACACTTCGGTCGCGACAGCAAGCTCGAAGAAGCCATCCATTGCCGTGCTGCCGCTCGCTAACATGAGTGGCGATCCTGAGCAGGAGTTCTTCGCGGACGGCCTCACCGAGGACATCATCACCGAGCTGTCGCGCTTCCACGACCTGCTCGTCATCTCGCGCAACTCCGCCTTCGTGTACAAGGGCAAGGCGGTCAAGGTTCAGGACGTCGCGCGCGAATTCGGCGTCGACTACGTCCTCGAGGGGAGTGTGCGGAAGGCGGGCGACCGCGTCCGCGTCACCGTGCAGCTGATCGACGCGGAAACCGACCGGCACGTCTGGGCCGAACGCTATGACCGCGAGATCAAGGACGTCTTTGCCATCCAGGACGAGATGACCCGAGCAATCGCCGCAACGCTGCCCGGCCGCGTCGAGGCCGCCACGCAGGACCGCGCGAAACGCAAGCCCACCGACAACATGGTGGCCTATGAGTGCGTGCTGGCCGCCAAGGTGCTGCATCACCGCTCGACGCGGGCTGACAACGCGGAAGCGCAGCACCTGCTCGACCGCGCTCTCGCACTCGATCCGAATTATGCGCATGCTCACGCCTGGAAGGCATGCGTGCTGGGCCAGACCTGGGTTTATGACTGGTGCGCCGATCGCGATGCGGCGCTCCAGCAGGTCGCCGCGGAGCTGGAGATCACGCTGGGGCTGGACGACAACGACAGCGACGTTCACCGGATTCTCGCCGCGCTGAACCTGAACCGCGATGATCACGACAAGGCCGCGTACCACCAGGAACGGGCGCTCGCGCTGAACCCCAACTACGACCTTGTCGTCGTTCAGCAGGGCGAGCTCCTGACCTGGCTTGGGCGGCCTGAGGAGGGCATCGACTGGATCAAGAAGGCCATGCGCCTCAACCCCTATCACCCGGAGCGTTTCTGGAGTCACCTGGGGCGTGCCTGCTATTGCGCCGAGAAATACGCCGAAGCCGCCGAGGCCTTCTCGCGGATCACACGGCCTGACCACACCCATCATGCCTTCCTCGCAGCCACCTTCGCGCAGATGGGCAACGCGGTCGCCGCCGCCGCGCATGCGACAGAGGTCACAAAGCGCGAGCCGAAATTCTCGGTGGCCGCGTACCTCGCGACCCAGCATTACAAGCACGAGGCCGACCGCCGGCGCCTCGAGGCCGGCCTCCTCAAGGCGGGCCTGCCAAGCTGA